Sequence from the Deltaproteobacteria bacterium genome:
CCATGACGGGATGACCAATCCCGTTGAAATGACGCCTGATCTGGTGAAAACGTCCTGTTTCAATAGTGACCAAAAGGGTTGATGTTCCCTTCTCATTATCATTGTCAATTACTTGATAGCTCGTTAATGCCTTTTTCCCGTCAAGGGGACTATCGATAATGCCTTCGTTTTCAGGGCGGCCCGCTACTTCAATTTTATAACTTTTGCCAATAGCGTTTTTCCGGAAAAGATATGACAGCTTTGATGCGGCTTTTTTATTGTGAGCTGCAAGGACGATTCCTGACGCTTCCCTGTCGAGACGGTGAAGGGGGTAAACTTCCCTTGACGGCTTAAAGAAGTGTTCGATAAACCTTATGAGAGAACAGTGGTCTCCATATTTTGTTCCCTGCGTCAGCATGCCCGGCGGCTTAAACCAGGCGCTGAAATCAGTGAGATCATATAAAAGCGAGGCTTGAAGCGGTTCTATTGCCAGAAGCGTTTCATCATAATAAAATTCAATGCGCTGTCCTTTGACCAACCTGGATTTGGCTCTTCTTACTCTCTTAAAAGGGCCTTTGTCTCTTTTCACGTGAAGAGCGCCTTTTTGCATGGCACCTTTTACCCTGATTTTGGAAAGACCACTCATCTCGACAAGAAAATCACAGATATTGTCATGGTCTTCATTATTTATTGTTTTTTTTATGCTTATTTTTTTCATGGAATAATTTTTTTTGATTTTTTATCGATGTCCACGGGGAATCTTTTAGATTTCTTAAATAGGGCGGACATTTTTACGATTATAATAAATGTCGGCATTCTAAATCAAAGTATAAGCCAAGTTTCTTTTTACAGGTTACTAAATGTGTGCTATACATTTAGTAAAGAGTTTTTTATTTTCTTTTGCATGCCGGCCATATTGTTTAACATAAATAGTTAGCCGGGGCCGCCTAAAAAATTTTAAGAAAATGAAAATTATTAATTCTATATCCGATTTATTTCTTAAGGTTAATATAGCCAGGAAAATCTTTCTTGGATATTTCTTTCTCCTGGCCCTTCTTGTCGTTATTTCTCTTTTTGCCCTTACCAACCTTAATAAGCTGAACAACCTGAACAGAAGTATACTTGAGACCGATGTGCCTGTCGTCGAGGCCTCGAAGGATATGATCGACGCCATGCTTTCACAGGAGCTTTATGCGCGCCGGTACGCCATTTTAAAAACCCCTGATATATTACGGGCTTTCTGGGAGAGAAACAGCGAGTTTAGGGAAAACCTCGACAAGATCAGGGCTGTTCCTGAGGATAGAGGGTATCCTCTTGATGAAATTGAAAAAATACATAATGAATATAACAAATTCCTCATTAATGATCTTGATTCTCTGGAAGATCCCACATCGGAAGAGGCGAAACAGTTTAATAGCAAGGCCAAGGAAAAAGAGGAAAAAATTATCACTCTTATCAAGCTTGTTGAAACGGATGCCGTGTCCGATCAAAGAAAAAAAACAGAAGCAACGGGATCTATCGGCGCTGTGGCCTTCAGGGTATCCGTCATTTTGTGTATCATGGGCTTTTTTATCTCCGTGCTGGCGGTAATGTTTGTGACCGTTAATATTTCAGGGGCCGTAAATAAACTGAAAGATGCCACCGAAAAAATTTCTGAAGGTAACTTTGACTATGTTCCCGATATTACAAACAGGGATGAAATAGGTGAATTGTCGGATGCCTTTGTGACTATGGCGAAACGGCTTAAAAAACTGGAAGAGATGTATATTGATACGAGCCCGCTGACACGGATGCCCGGAGGGATTGCTATAGAGAATATTATGAAAAAAAGGATCAAATTGAATGAACCTATTGCCTTTTGTCTCCTCGATCTTGACAGCTTTAAGGCTTATAACGACCACTACGGTTATGCAAAGGGTAATAAACTGATCATCAAAACAGCTGACATTGTCGATAAATTTGTGCAAAAATTTGGAAATGAAGAAGATTTTGCCGGACATATCGGTGGCGATGATTTTGTTATTATCAGCACACCTGATAAATTTACAGATATTTGCAGAAACATTATCGAAGCCTTTGACAAGATGGTCCCCTCTTTTTACGATGCCCAAGACAGGGAAAGAGGCTATATTGAAGGTTTGGACCGTCACGGAAATGAAAGACAATTTCCACTTGCCACTATTTCCATTGCCGTTGTTACCAATGTTACAAGGAAACTCAAAAACCATATTCAGTTCGGTGAAATAGCGGCAGAACTTAAGGAATATGCTAAATCACTAACGGGAAGTGTTTATGTAGTTGACCAGAGAAGGCAAAATGATGTAAAAGTAGAGGGAGAAGAAGAACTGGACAAGGCAGATTCAAACATTGTGAAACTATCGAGAAAGAGAGAAAAGAAAAAAGATGAAGTTTAACCTCATGGCCGGAATTTCATTAATTATAAGCCTTTCTTTTTTTCCGGCAGGTTGCGCCCCTGTTGTTTTGAAAAATTCCTACGGCAATTACTATGCCCGACTGGCTTCCGATAGATATGAAGGGGAGATTAACCGGCTAACGGCGTTGACCGATGAAAAGAGCCCCACTTTCAGACCTGATTCATACCTCTATCTCTCTTTCCTCTATTCGAGCTATAATAATCCAAAGAAAGATTACGCAATGGCCCTTAAAGCGATGGAAAGGTATATTTCCTTCGTTCCTGCCGGTTCCCGCAGCTTTGAAGTTCAAAACCTTCTCATCCTTTTAAGGGAAATAAACGGCGCCAAAGCAGAAGGCCTTGAGCAAATCAAGATAGAAAAAGTTAACCTTAAGAGTAAGGATGAAGCGCTTGCTAAAAAAGAAGGCAAAATCAAGGCGCTTGAAGAAACCATTAATCAACTCAATGAAACTATTGACAAGCTGAAAAACCTCGATATGGAACTGGAAAAAAAGCGAAAGAGTTTTCGTTAGCGCTTATGATTTACTGAACTATTCCCCTTTTCTTATTCTTTTAGTCCCACCCCTTTTTTCATTAGATACAAGTTTGAGCTAAAGAGTGCGATAATGAAAAGCATTGATATAATTAAGCCGAAAAAAACATTGACATCTGAAATACCAAGAAAACCATACCTGAAACCGTTGACCATGTAAAGTATGGGATTGAGCGTTGAAAGCCCCTGCCAGAATGGCGGCAGCAGGTCTATAGAGTAGAATACGCCGCCCAGGTATGTGAGCGGTGTCAGGATAAAGGTGGGCACAATGGATATGTCGTCAAACTTCTTTGCAAATATGCTGTTCATAAAACCGGCAAGTGAAAAGAGAATAGATGTGAGAATGATGTAAAGGAGAACAAAACCGGTATTATGAAGTTTTAAGGGGACAAACAGAAAGGACGTCATGGTGACCCCGGCGCCAACAATGAGACCTCTTGATACGCCTCCAAATATATAGCCCAGAATAATAATGTATTCAGGGGTAGGGGAGACCATAAGCTCTTCGACGGATTTGTGAAACTTGGTGCTGAAAAAAGATGAAACCACATTGGAGTATGAATTGGTAATGACGGCCATCATGACGAGGCCGGGAACGATAAACTGCATGTAGCTGTGGCCATCGATATCACTGATCTGTGATCCGATAAATTTACCGAAAATAACAAAATAAAGGACCATCATCATCATCGATGGGATGATGGTCTGGGGCCAGATTCGGGTAAAACGTACGATCTCTTTTCTTAAGATTGTCCTGAATGCCGTAAGTTTTTCTTTTTTCGTCATGCTTTCCCTACAAGATTCAAAAAGAGTTCCTCAAGCCGGCCGGATATGTTTCGCATACTTTTAATTTCTATATTTTGTTTGTTGAGTTCGATTATAAGCTCATTAATGCTCTGATCTCCGGAAATTTCGATTTTTAAAGAGGTACTGTCCAGCCTCTTTAGTTCATAGCCCTTAATTTTATTTATATTTTCACCGGGCTCCTTTGTGTGGAGTATAAAAGTCTCTTTCTCCAGCCTGGAAAGCAGTTTTTTGACAGACGTATTTTCTATAATTGCGCCCTTATCGATGATGGCAACATTTTTACAGAGTTTTTCAGCTTCTTCAAGGTAGTGCGTTGTAAGAATTATGGTGGTTCCCTTTTCATTCAGTTGAGACATAAAATTCCACATTTCCCGTCTTGTTTCCACATCAACGCCGGCCGTAGGTTCATCAAGGATTAAGAGTTTAGGTTCATGGATAAGGGCCCTTGCAATCATGAGCTTTCGTTTCATTCCACCTGAAAGGAAACGGGAGGGAGATTCTTTTTTATGCCACAAATCGAGTTTTTTTAAATAATATTCCGCCCTTTCGGAAGCTTTTTTGCGCGGGATTCCGTAATAACCGGCCTGATTGACGACAATGTCGAATACTTTTTCGAAAACGTTAAAATTGAACTCCTGGGGAACAAGGCCCAGGAAGGTCTTGGTAATGTGGCTCTCTTTATCAATTTCGCGGCCAAATATTTGAACACTGCCGCTCGTTTTGTTAATGAGACACGACATTATTCCGATGGTCGTTGATTTTCCCGCGCCATTTGGACCGAGCAAGGCAAAGAAGTCGCCTTTTTCCACATTAACAGAGATCCCCTTCAGGGCGGTTAAATTGTTAGGGTAAACCTTGATAAGGTCGGTTATTGAAAGCGCATACATACTATTAGACTTTTCCGTTTATAATATAGAGACAAATGAAGAGAAAAGCAATTGATTACAAAGGCAGGAAATCGCTTGCCGGGGTATGATTATTCGTCACATTCAGTGTTGAAAATTTCATCGAATATTTTGCCCGATTTTTTAAAAGCTTCCAGCACCTGGGGATCAAAATCATCGGGCCGGGTCCTTCCGTCTCCTTCAGTGATTATTTTTATAACGGTTTCATGGTGCAGATTAAGCTTGTAAGGCCTTTTGCTTCGGAGCGCATCATACTGGTCGGCTATATTTGTGATACGTCCCGATAAAGGGATTTCCTCACCTTTCAGGCCATCGGGGTATCCTGTGCCGTTCCATTTTTCATGATGTGTTTGCGCTATCTCTTCAGCCATTCTGAGGAAGGGAGATTGTGAGTCTCTCAAAATATTCGCTCCTATGGTGGTGTGGGATTTCATGACGGTCCATTCTGCTTCCGTAAGTTTTCCCTCTTTCAATAAAATGCCGTCAGGAATTCCCACTTTTCCAATGTCATGCATGGGGGAGGCATAATAAATTGTTTCTATAAAACTTTGATCCATTCCCAGCGCAATGGAAAGCTCTTTCGTGTAGAGGCTTATTCTTCTGATATGGGTGCCCGTTTCTTCATCCTTATATTCGGCTGCCATATTGAGCTTTTGAATTGTTTCAATATAGCTTCCCTTGACCTTGTTGTAAGTGCTGTCCAGTTCTTCATAGGCTTTATTAAGTTCCTGCATCCTTTTGCTGATTTCCTTCTCCAGGAGCTGATTATGATTGTTTATAAAATCATGATACTCCTTGATTTGCAGGTTGTTTCGAATGCGCAGCGCCAGTTCTTCCGTATCAAAAGGTTTTGTCAGGTAGTCATTGGCGCCTTTTTCTATGCCTGTTATTCTGTCCCTCTTATCGCCGAGGGCTGTAAGCATAATAACGGGTATCTGTCTCGTGCGATCCTCTTTTTTAAGTGTGCTCATTGCTTCAAAGCCGTTCATTACGGGCATCATGACATCCATAAGAATGAGGTCGGGCAGTTGGGACCGGGTCTGCTCAATCGCCTCGTGACCATTTCTTGCAATGATTACCTTGAAGCCAAGGCTGCCGCAAAGGTGCTCCAGGAGCCTTACATTCCGCTCTTCGTCATCGACGACAAGGATGGTGTTTTTTTTATCCATGTTTGTGCTATTCATTTTTAAAATCTCTTCCGGCCCAGGGTCGCAGAAAAATGATATAGAGTGTCAGAAAATATTTGCATAAGAGAGATTTAAAAAAATTATAAAATAATTATTTCTTAAAAGCAAAGGTTTCAAATTTTTTCCTGCAACTTCATAATTATTTGAAAAAAAAGATTATTTTCATGGAGTAAAGGCTTCATCCCTGTAAAACGGTTGTGCCCCAGGGAAGGACAGTCAACACATTTATTGTCATCATTTAACAGGTAAACCGTCGGACACGTGGCAGGATGTCTTCTGTTCGAAAGGGCTTGGCAATGAAATCAATTGCTCCCATTTGAAAGGATTTGTTTTTTGTTTCAATGTCCGGGTCACCGGTGATCACTATTACCGGAATATTTCTCGTATCGGGACGGGACATGATTTCCTCCAATAGCTGGAAGCCGTTGATTTCAGGTATTAGTATGTCAAGGAGGACAAGGTGAGGCGGGGTCTTCGATATAATTTTTTCCGCATCGGGAACGTTGAGGGCGATATCGATTTGAACATTGAGAGGTGAAAGTATTTTGCCTATACTGCGTGCGATAAACTCCTCGTCTTCAACGACTAATACCTTTGGTTTCTCATCGGGAAGTTTGGCATAAAAAGTGCTCCCCTTGCCGGGGTTTGTTTCAGCAGTCAGATCGCCGCCGTGGGCCAGCATGATATCTTTTGCCAGGGGGAGACCCAGGCCCGTTCCCGATTCATCTGCCGTTCCCTTTGTTGATGTCTTTTCTTCATACTTGAAAATATGCGCTATATAATCAGAGGGCATTCCAACGCCCGTATCTGAAACAGCAATCGTTGCCGGTTCCGAACCAGGGATAAAAACAGTGATACTGCCTCCCGTAGTGGAAAATTTTATTGCATTTGAGATGAGGTTTCTGATTACCTCGAAAAAGAGTTTTTCATCAGCATAAATTCTCTTGTTTTCTGCAATAGCATTGATCAGTGTAACGCCTTTTTTTGCAGCATGGCTGGAAAAATTATGAACCACTTGTTCCATCAGTTTTTTTGCGTCGAGAAAAGATTTTCGAGGTGTTAAATGGCCTGTTTTGAGACGGCTTACACTTAAAATTTCGTTGATGAGCGTTGTCATATCCTGGCATGATGCCATGGCTTCAGCGACGAACTTTTTTGTAGAGGTATCATCCTCAGCGTCTTCATAAAGGATTTGCAGATACCCCCATATGGCAGTAAGCGGCCCTTTCAGGTCGTGGGCGACGAGCGATACGAACTTGTCCTTTATTTCTGTTGCTTCTTCCGCTTTTTCTTTGGCTTCTATGAGGGCTTTCTCTGCGCTTCTTCGTTTTGAAATATCGGTAAAGAAGGCAAAGCCGAAGCTAAAGTTGTTTTCCGGGTTTCTTATAGCCGTAGCGCTGATAATCGTGGGTATGGAAGCGCCTTTCCTGGTTTTAAGATCAATTTCAAAATTGATCTGATCTTCTTTTTCAATTCGGGTAATATTTTCCAGAAAGAAACCTTGCTTGTCCTCATGCACCAGGCAGGACATATTTTTCCCCATAAATTTTTTGTTTTTATGGCCCAGCATTTTACAGATTGCATCGTTTGTATCTGTAATTTCGTAGTTTGAGTTAAATCTGCAATAACCTTCCATGGTCGTAGAAATAATGTTGCGGTGCATTTTTTCACTGTTCTTTAATGAGTCTTCCGCTTTTTTCTTTTCCGTAATATCCAGTATGATGCCGTCAGCCCGTTCCGTTTCTCCCATATCATTTGTCGTCACAGTACACTGGTTGAGCACCCAGATAATATTTCCCTTCTTATGTATTATTCGATGTTCAATGCGCTTGCTTTTTCCTTTTTTCATCAGATCTGAAAAAAAGTCAGCCACAAGCTCAACGTCTCCGGGGTGAACCATTTTTATCCATAGGTGAGAGTCCCTGGCGTATTCTTCGGGGCTGTAGCCTGTAATCTGCTCACATTGAGGACTGTGATATACCTGGGGTTTGTCCAGGCCGGCATACCTGATGCTGTATAAATAGCCATGAATGGATTGAACCAGTGTCCTGTAAGTTTCTTCACTTTTGGAAAGTCTTTCCTGGAAATGTTTCAAGGCGGTAACATCGAAGTAATTTAGAATGACATGGCTCACATCGTTGTTTTCATTAAAGATGGGGTGGGCATTAATTTCATAGAATGTGAGCGCTCCCTTAATGTCATAATGAAAATGCTCTTTTTTTTGGCTCTTTTTAGAACTTTTCACTTCTTCGATAAGGCACCGGTCGCCATCGAAGTGGCATGGCTGGTCTTTGCTGTGAAAAAATGAATGGCACTTTTCCTTTGTGGAGAAGGGATAAAAGTTCTTCGCTGCCTTGGATATGATGAGATCGTAAGTATTCGCATCGATGACGTAGAAGGGGGTTGGCATTGATTTAAAAATATTCTCTATTAATCCTTTGGGCAGGGCTTTGCTGCCTTTCCCCTCTTTTTCACTTTTAATAAACATTCTTTTTCTCACCCTTCAAATGTTGACGTGGCCCTTCCCCGGTGCCACTTATTATGATTCATATTGGTCCCGGATAATGGTTGCTTATTCTTTTTAAAGTTTAGCACAGGAAAAATAATGCGCAAGCTGGGAGGAGAATTGTCAGGTTCTTTTTGGTGGAAAAAAACAGGGGAAGCGATGGTCATTTTGGCGGGCATATATAAGGAATAATAAAGTCCTTTCAAGGCGGAAATTGTAGCCTCCTGCCTATCTCCGGGTAAAATTGTTAAGGCGGAAGGCGGTATTTTTCTTCATGAATTTTAAGTGCTTCCCGGCATAAGAAGTAGGAAAACAATAATCATTTTTACCTGGAATGGGGAAAAGTTGATTCATGCAATAAGGGGGGATACCGGGATGCTCATGTTATACCCTGGAAGGGTTGGAAAATTTTATTTGCCCTGCCGGCAACTTCCCCTGCCGGCCCCGGGTTTGCCTTTATTTGAGCGTCTTTTGATGGCAGCAGGCCTATACTTCATATGGCAGCCCTTGTCATCCTTAAAGAAGCAGCCTGAAAGAGGAATTTCATAAGCTGCATGTGTGGTGTGTTTTCAGCCTCTGTCTATTTCAAATTTGTCCATCCTGTAGAGGAGCGTATTACGGGTAATGCCGAGGTATCTTGCCGTTTTGCTCTGGTTTTTTTCACACTTTTCAAAGGCTTTGATGATAAGTTGCTTTTCCAGATCTTCCATGCTTAACCCGTCATCGGGAAGATCAATAAGAACCTTGCCGATCTTTTGGGGCCTTGATGTCAACCTGTCGGGAAGGTCTTCCGTTGTGATAATGCCTGTCTGGTTCATGACGACCATTCTTTCCAACAGGTTTTCAAGTTCCCTTACATTGCCGGGCCAGTGATAATCAATGAGAACCTTGATTGCCTTTTTGTCGATTTTTATCTTTTCTATATTGCTTTTTTTCGAATAATGACTAAGGAAGTGATCAACGAGGAGCGGAATATCGTCTTTTCTTTCCCTAAGCGGCGGAATTTTCAGCGGCACGACGCAGAGCCGGTAATAGAGGTCTTCCCTGAAGCCGCCCCGGGTTACCTCTTTTTCAAGGTCCCTGTTCGTGGCGGCAATAATGCGGACATCTACCTTAACAGGTTCGTTTCCCCCCACCTTGTCCAGGAATCCTTCCTGGAGAACCCTGAGAAGGTTTACCTGAAGGTGAGGTTTTAATTCCCCTATCTCGTCAAGGAAGAGCGTTCCCTTATCCGCCATTTCAAATTTCCCCTGCTTGTCACTTATGGCTCCCGTAAAGGAGCCCTTTTTGTGGCCGAAAAGTTCGGACTCAATAAGATTTTCAGGGAGGGCGCCGCAATTAATTGTGATAAAGGGCCTGTCTTTTCGCGGGCTGTTAAGATGTATCCCTCTGGCAAGAAGTTCCTTGCCTGTGCCGCTTTCTCCCAGGATAAGAACGGTGGCGTCTGATTTGGCGACCTGTGATGAGAGTCTGAAAATTTCATTAACCCTGGGGGAGGTGCCGATCATATTATCAAAACTGTATTTCTCTTTTACCATTTCCCTGAGATAGTTGTTTTCAACAAAGAGTTCACCGACTTCCAGGGCCTTTTCCACGGTGATCTTGAGTTCGGCCCTGTTAAAAGGCTTGGTAATATATTCAAAGGCGCCCAGTTTCATGGATTCGACAGCCGTATCGACGGCACCGAAAGCAGTAATAACGATGACCATGGCTTGTGGCGAGAGGCTTCTCATCTCCCTGATAAAATCAATGCCTCCCATACCGGGCATTTGCAGGTCCGTTATTACCAGGTCCGGCCCTTCTTCCCTAAAAATCTTCAGACCCTCTTTTCCATTGGTTGCCGACATAACAATATGCCCTTCTTCGGCCATATTGTATTCCAGGACGCGCCTCAGGCTGTCATCATCTTCAACGATAAGTATCTTTTTAGATTGCATTGCTGACCTCTTTAAATGGCAGTTTTATTATAAATGCGCTTCCCCCGGATTCCTTTTGCTTTACTTCAATCTCTCCTCCGTGGGCCCTGACGATCTGGAAGGTGATAGAAAGCCCGAGGCCTGTTCCTTCATCTTTGGTTGTAAAGAAGGGGTCAAAGAGCCTGGCAACATTTTCTTCGGCAATTCCGCTCCCGTTATCTGAAACGGAGATATAA
This genomic interval carries:
- a CDS encoding ABC transporter ATP-binding protein; protein product: MYALSITDLIKVYPNNLTALKGISVNVEKGDFFALLGPNGAGKSTTIGIMSCLINKTSGSVQIFGREIDKESHITKTFLGLVPQEFNFNVFEKVFDIVVNQAGYYGIPRKKASERAEYYLKKLDLWHKKESPSRFLSGGMKRKLMIARALIHEPKLLILDEPTAGVDVETRREMWNFMSQLNEKGTTIILTTHYLEEAEKLCKNVAIIDKGAIIENTSVKKLLSRLEKETFILHTKEPGENINKIKGYELKRLDSTSLKIEISGDQSINELIIELNKQNIEIKSMRNISGRLEELFLNLVGKA
- a CDS encoding ABC transporter permease, producing MTKKEKLTAFRTILRKEIVRFTRIWPQTIIPSMMMMVLYFVIFGKFIGSQISDIDGHSYMQFIVPGLVMMAVITNSYSNVVSSFFSTKFHKSVEELMVSPTPEYIIILGYIFGGVSRGLIVGAGVTMTSFLFVPLKLHNTGFVLLYIILTSILFSLAGFMNSIFAKKFDDISIVPTFILTPLTYLGGVFYSIDLLPPFWQGLSTLNPILYMVNGFRYGFLGISDVNVFFGLIISMLFIIALFSSNLYLMKKGVGLKE
- a CDS encoding diguanylate cyclase; translation: MKIINSISDLFLKVNIARKIFLGYFFLLALLVVISLFALTNLNKLNNLNRSILETDVPVVEASKDMIDAMLSQELYARRYAILKTPDILRAFWERNSEFRENLDKIRAVPEDRGYPLDEIEKIHNEYNKFLINDLDSLEDPTSEEAKQFNSKAKEKEEKIITLIKLVETDAVSDQRKKTEATGSIGAVAFRVSVILCIMGFFISVLAVMFVTVNISGAVNKLKDATEKISEGNFDYVPDITNRDEIGELSDAFVTMAKRLKKLEEMYIDTSPLTRMPGGIAIENIMKKRIKLNEPIAFCLLDLDSFKAYNDHYGYAKGNKLIIKTADIVDKFVQKFGNEEDFAGHIGGDDFVIISTPDKFTDICRNIIEAFDKMVPSFYDAQDRERGYIEGLDRHGNERQFPLATISIAVVTNVTRKLKNHIQFGEIAAELKEYAKSLTGSVYVVDQRRQNDVKVEGEEELDKADSNIVKLSRKREKKKDEV
- a CDS encoding pseudouridine synthase, whose product is MKKISIKKTINNEDHDNICDFLVEMSGLSKIRVKGAMQKGALHVKRDKGPFKRVRRAKSRLVKGQRIEFYYDETLLAIEPLQASLLYDLTDFSAWFKPPGMLTQGTKYGDHCSLIRFIEHFFKPSREVYPLHRLDREASGIVLAAHNKKAASKLSYLFRKNAIGKSYKIEVAGRPENEGIIDSPLDGKKALTSYQVIDNDNEKGTSTLLVTIETGRFHQIRRHFNGIGHPVM
- a CDS encoding PAS domain S-box protein — encoded protein: MFIKSEKEGKGSKALPKGLIENIFKSMPTPFYVIDANTYDLIISKAAKNFYPFSTKEKCHSFFHSKDQPCHFDGDRCLIEEVKSSKKSQKKEHFHYDIKGALTFYEINAHPIFNENNDVSHVILNYFDVTALKHFQERLSKSEETYRTLVQSIHGYLYSIRYAGLDKPQVYHSPQCEQITGYSPEEYARDSHLWIKMVHPGDVELVADFFSDLMKKGKSKRIEHRIIHKKGNIIWVLNQCTVTTNDMGETERADGIILDITEKKKAEDSLKNSEKMHRNIISTTMEGYCRFNSNYEITDTNDAICKMLGHKNKKFMGKNMSCLVHEDKQGFFLENITRIEKEDQINFEIDLKTRKGASIPTIISATAIRNPENNFSFGFAFFTDISKRRSAEKALIEAKEKAEEATEIKDKFVSLVAHDLKGPLTAIWGYLQILYEDAEDDTSTKKFVAEAMASCQDMTTLINEILSVSRLKTGHLTPRKSFLDAKKLMEQVVHNFSSHAAKKGVTLINAIAENKRIYADEKLFFEVIRNLISNAIKFSTTGGSITVFIPGSEPATIAVSDTGVGMPSDYIAHIFKYEEKTSTKGTADESGTGLGLPLAKDIMLAHGGDLTAETNPGKGSTFYAKLPDEKPKVLVVEDEEFIARSIGKILSPLNVQIDIALNVPDAEKIISKTPPHLVLLDILIPEINGFQLLEEIMSRPDTRNIPVIVITGDPDIETKNKSFQMGAIDFIAKPFRTEDILPRVRRFTC
- a CDS encoding sigma-54 dependent transcriptional regulator translates to MQSKKILIVEDDDSLRRVLEYNMAEEGHIVMSATNGKEGLKIFREEGPDLVITDLQMPGMGGIDFIREMRSLSPQAMVIVITAFGAVDTAVESMKLGAFEYITKPFNRAELKITVEKALEVGELFVENNYLREMVKEKYSFDNMIGTSPRVNEIFRLSSQVAKSDATVLILGESGTGKELLARGIHLNSPRKDRPFITINCGALPENLIESELFGHKKGSFTGAISDKQGKFEMADKGTLFLDEIGELKPHLQVNLLRVLQEGFLDKVGGNEPVKVDVRIIAATNRDLEKEVTRGGFREDLYYRLCVVPLKIPPLRERKDDIPLLVDHFLSHYSKKSNIEKIKIDKKAIKVLIDYHWPGNVRELENLLERMVVMNQTGIITTEDLPDRLTSRPQKIGKVLIDLPDDGLSMEDLEKQLIIKAFEKCEKNQSKTARYLGITRNTLLYRMDKFEIDRG
- a CDS encoding response regulator; the protein is MDKKNTILVVDDEERNVRLLEHLCGSLGFKVIIARNGHEAIEQTRSQLPDLILMDVMMPVMNGFEAMSTLKKEDRTRQIPVIMLTALGDKRDRITGIEKGANDYLTKPFDTEELALRIRNNLQIKEYHDFINNHNQLLEKEISKRMQELNKAYEELDSTYNKVKGSYIETIQKLNMAAEYKDEETGTHIRRISLYTKELSIALGMDQSFIETIYYASPMHDIGKVGIPDGILLKEGKLTEAEWTVMKSHTTIGANILRDSQSPFLRMAEEIAQTHHEKWNGTGYPDGLKGEEIPLSGRITNIADQYDALRSKRPYKLNLHHETVIKIITEGDGRTRPDDFDPQVLEAFKKSGKIFDEIFNTECDE